Proteins co-encoded in one Paracrocinitomix mangrovi genomic window:
- a CDS encoding RNA polymerase sigma factor, with protein MSKPEQNNEVKLKSFFSEEYKSLKAYVNSKIAETTDRDAEDILQDVALKLFSRNNTSPIQNVAGFVYSAIRNRIVDIMRSKKPQTTHQIELENHPFDLIESIEFNDDEAYSEKVQHELKKAISNLKPKYRQIIMAIDFEGYSYKELSEQFEIPIGTLMSRRHRALALLHKQLASKNFK; from the coding sequence ATGTCTAAACCGGAACAAAATAACGAAGTAAAACTCAAGTCCTTTTTTAGCGAAGAGTATAAGTCTTTAAAAGCTTATGTCAACTCTAAAATCGCTGAAACTACAGACAGAGATGCTGAAGATATTTTGCAAGATGTGGCTTTGAAATTGTTTTCTAGAAACAATACTTCTCCAATTCAAAATGTAGCTGGTTTTGTCTACAGTGCTATAAGAAATAGAATTGTGGATATAATGAGGTCCAAAAAACCACAAACTACGCATCAAATTGAATTAGAGAACCATCCATTTGATTTGATAGAATCTATTGAATTTAATGATGATGAAGCTTATTCTGAAAAGGTTCAGCACGAATTGAAAAAGGCTATTTCTAATCTAAAGCCAAAGTACAGACAAATAATTATGGCAATAGATTTTGAAGGATATTCTTACAAAGAATTGTCCGAGCAATTTGAAATTCCAATAGGAACTTTAATGTCCAGAAGACACCGAGCATTGGCATTACTTCACAAACAATTAGCAAGTAAAAACTTTAAATAA
- a CDS encoding FecR domain-containing protein — translation MTEEQIFAYLNRSLSNEEMIEVDLWIAKSSENMTYFNELRKKWSAQKKLQYQLEREAKYGSSATKSRQKREIPSEGNNYNSGTTIPEIKKPNKIIIFAFFAGLIALGGAISVFTAVKAEKDSGEYYESEMLELITTDQVDVAFLSDGSSITVYDHSTFYYPSEFEDGDRNVELIGSAYFDIVYDNGNDFIIKLPYDSYVETTDGAVQLTYDDVSGTTEVYVSEGSIKVYNDEEKHRMTQGAFGTFNNITGELELLTEGF, via the coding sequence ATGACTGAGGAACAAATATTTGCCTATCTCAATAGAAGCTTAAGTAATGAAGAAATGATTGAAGTTGATCTGTGGATCGCTAAATCTTCTGAAAACATGACTTACTTTAATGAATTGAGAAAAAAATGGTCTGCACAAAAAAAATTGCAGTACCAATTAGAAAGAGAAGCAAAATACGGTAGCTCTGCAACCAAATCCAGACAAAAAAGAGAAATACCCTCTGAAGGAAATAACTATAACAGTGGAACCACAATTCCGGAAATTAAAAAGCCTAATAAGATTATCATCTTTGCCTTTTTTGCAGGATTAATTGCTTTAGGTGGAGCAATTTCTGTTTTTACTGCTGTTAAAGCCGAAAAAGATAGTGGTGAATATTATGAAAGTGAAATGCTTGAGCTTATTACAACTGATCAAGTAGATGTCGCTTTTTTATCTGATGGTTCATCTATTACCGTTTATGATCATTCTACATTTTATTACCCATCAGAATTTGAAGATGGGGATAGAAATGTTGAGTTAATCGGATCTGCCTATTTTGATATTGTTTATGATAATGGTAATGATTTCATTATTAAACTTCCTTATGACTCCTATGTTGAAACAACTGATGGTGCGGTTCAATTAACATATGATGATGTTAGCGGAACAACTGAAGTGTATGTTTCAGAAGGAAGTATCAAAGTATATAATGATGAAGAAAAACACCGAATGACGCAAGGAGCTTTTGGTACATTCAATAATATTACCGGAGAATTAGAACTGCTTACAGAAGGATTTTAA
- a CDS encoding SulP family inorganic anion transporter, protein MKRFIPILEWLPKYSKEQFKGDLPAGLTVGIILIPQGMAYAMIAGLPPEFGLYAALFPQVIYAILGTSRQLSVGPVALDSMLVASSLGMLKLSGISDYISMAIFLSLLIGSIQLLLGFLRMGFLVNFLSKPVISGFTSAAAIIIALSQLKHLLGIDISRSNKVHELVQSTIPLLKDTNMYALIVSLVSIAIIFGIKKWKKTIPGALIVVILGVVVSYYAGLGDYGVKLVGEIPSGLPSFQVPTIKQDQILDLLPMALALALVAFTESISIAKSMEHQHQDYKIRPNQELVALGASNVVGSFFMSYPSTGGFSRSAVNNEAGARTGMASIFAAIVVAITLLFLTPMFYYLPKPVLGAVIMMSVFGLIDLKYPKQLLSQRKDELALLLITFLVTLFVGIIEGIVVGILFSLLLLVYRTAKPHVAELERIKGTEYFKNIERFAGETESRDDLLIFRFDSQLYFGNTNYFKSDLAKRCAKKGDKLKTIILNAETINYIDSTGINVLTNVIKEMQRKGRTFMITGAIGPIRDILFKSEIIDIIGRENLFVKTSEAVDFVDTGKRNTDVQEKIVQQRKDK, encoded by the coding sequence ATGAAGAGATTTATACCCATACTTGAATGGTTGCCAAAATACTCGAAAGAGCAGTTTAAAGGAGATTTACCAGCAGGCTTGACAGTTGGGATTATTCTCATCCCACAAGGGATGGCGTATGCCATGATTGCAGGATTACCTCCTGAATTTGGTTTGTATGCCGCTCTTTTTCCTCAAGTAATTTATGCTATTCTGGGTACTTCTAGGCAATTGTCAGTTGGTCCCGTGGCCTTGGATTCAATGCTGGTAGCTTCAAGCTTGGGGATGTTAAAGCTGTCCGGTATTTCTGATTACATAAGTATGGCAATTTTCTTGTCTCTACTCATTGGTTCTATTCAGTTATTGCTTGGGTTTTTAAGAATGGGATTTTTAGTCAATTTTCTTTCAAAACCTGTTATTAGTGGATTTACTTCGGCAGCAGCCATTATAATAGCTCTCTCGCAATTAAAGCATTTATTGGGAATTGATATTTCTAGAAGTAATAAAGTTCATGAATTGGTTCAGTCCACAATTCCTTTGCTAAAAGACACTAATATGTATGCACTAATTGTTTCTTTGGTGTCAATTGCAATCATTTTTGGGATTAAAAAATGGAAAAAAACTATACCCGGAGCGCTCATTGTGGTAATCCTGGGTGTTGTAGTTTCGTATTATGCAGGATTAGGAGATTATGGTGTCAAATTAGTAGGTGAAATCCCTTCAGGATTACCTTCATTTCAAGTTCCAACTATTAAGCAAGATCAGATTTTAGATTTATTGCCAATGGCATTAGCTTTAGCTTTGGTAGCTTTTACTGAGTCAATCTCTATTGCCAAATCTATGGAGCATCAGCATCAGGATTATAAGATTAGACCTAATCAGGAATTAGTGGCACTTGGGGCTTCAAATGTGGTAGGATCCTTTTTTATGTCTTATCCATCTACAGGAGGATTTTCAAGATCAGCTGTTAATAATGAAGCGGGAGCAAGAACCGGAATGGCATCCATTTTTGCGGCTATAGTTGTGGCAATTACTTTGCTGTTTTTAACGCCAATGTTTTATTATTTGCCTAAACCTGTTTTAGGTGCAGTAATCATGATGTCTGTTTTTGGTTTAATTGATTTGAAATATCCAAAACAACTTCTTTCTCAAAGAAAAGATGAATTGGCCTTGCTGCTCATTACTTTTTTAGTTACGCTTTTTGTAGGAATTATTGAAGGAATTGTAGTTGGGATTTTGTTCTCACTATTATTGTTGGTGTACCGTACAGCCAAACCTCATGTGGCCGAATTGGAAAGGATCAAAGGGACAGAGTATTTTAAAAACATTGAAAGATTTGCCGGAGAAACTGAAAGCCGTGATGATTTATTAATCTTCAGATTTGATAGCCAATTATATTTTGGAAACACCAATTATTTTAAAAGTGATTTGGCCAAACGTTGTGCTAAAAAAGGTGATAAACTCAAGACAATAATTTTAAATGCAGAAACAATTAATTATATTGATTCTACAGGGATTAATGTTTTAACCAATGTAATCAAAGAGATGCAGAGAAAAGGCAGAACCTTTATGATTACTGGAGCCATTGGTCCAATAAGAGATATATTATTTAAAAGTGAAATAATTGACATCATTGGTCGTGAAAATTTGTTCGTTAAAACAAGTGAAGCGGTTGATTTTGTTGATACAGGGAAACGAAATACTGATGTACAGGAGAAAATCGTGCAACAGCGAAAAGATAAGTGA
- a CDS encoding RNA polymerase sigma-70 factor, which translates to MKTTIANIDIAEYESIFRSHYPELCGFANKYLDDLDASEEVVQQIFVKLWENKSELSIVGSIRSYLFSAVRNGCLNQIKHIKIRETFKEHNQREIEQNAQYADEEMDASELELKIKASIDALPEKRKKIFILSRYEGLKYKEIAEKLNISVKTVEHQMGSAIKQLKSDLADYMVLFCFFCWNIFNNY; encoded by the coding sequence TTGAAAACAACTATTGCTAATATCGATATTGCCGAATACGAAAGTATTTTCAGAAGTCATTATCCTGAATTGTGCGGATTTGCCAATAAGTACCTGGATGATTTGGATGCTTCAGAAGAAGTGGTACAGCAAATTTTTGTAAAGCTTTGGGAAAATAAATCTGAATTATCAATTGTAGGAAGTATTAGAAGTTATTTGTTTTCAGCTGTTAGAAACGGATGTCTCAACCAAATAAAACACATAAAAATCAGAGAGACATTCAAAGAACACAACCAAAGAGAAATTGAGCAAAATGCACAATATGCAGATGAAGAAATGGATGCTTCAGAATTGGAGCTGAAAATAAAAGCAAGTATTGATGCATTGCCTGAGAAGAGAAAGAAAATATTCATTTTGAGCAGGTATGAAGGATTGAAGTATAAAGAGATTGCCGAAAAATTGAATATCAGTGTTAAAACAGTAGAACATCAAATGGGAAGCGCTATTAAACAATTAAAGTCAGATTTGGCCGATTACATGGTTCTCTTTTGTTTTTTCTGCTGGAATATTTTCAATAATTATTAA
- a CDS encoding head GIN domain-containing protein has protein sequence MKRMKFFIPVLSVLALASCKKGGVFCYHGNGDIITETRTVNNFSQIELASQGTVYVTQSSDYNVKVEASSNLMEILETKVVGSKLIIETKKGKCIKGNEEINYYISAPEISALIISGSGNILAEDGINANNMKFTISGSGDITANNLDVNDVKATISGSGSIYAHSTNTVETSDLTISGSGNIDMYEMPTKDVDCNISGSGSCYVNAIETLKVNISGSGDVVYIGQPVLNTNISGSGNVRPY, from the coding sequence ATGAAAAGAATGAAATTTTTTATACCGGTATTATCAGTTTTAGCTTTAGCATCATGTAAAAAGGGTGGTGTTTTTTGTTATCACGGAAATGGTGACATAATAACTGAAACCAGAACAGTAAACAACTTTAGTCAAATTGAATTGGCTTCTCAAGGAACTGTTTACGTAACTCAATCTAGTGATTATAATGTGAAGGTTGAGGCCAGCTCCAATCTAATGGAGATTCTTGAAACCAAAGTAGTAGGAAGCAAATTGATCATTGAAACCAAAAAAGGTAAATGCATCAAAGGAAACGAAGAGATCAATTACTACATATCTGCTCCTGAAATTAGTGCATTGATTATCTCAGGAAGTGGAAACATTTTGGCAGAAGATGGGATAAATGCAAATAATATGAAGTTTACTATCTCAGGAAGTGGAGACATCACTGCTAATAATCTTGACGTAAATGATGTAAAAGCTACAATTTCAGGTTCAGGATCTATTTATGCTCATTCAACAAATACGGTAGAAACTTCAGATTTAACCATCAGTGGTTCTGGAAACATAGATATGTATGAGATGCCTACTAAAGATGTAGATTGTAATATCTCGGGTTCAGGATCATGCTATGTAAACGCAATAGAAACTTTGAAAGTGAATATTTCAGGATCAGGAGATGTAGTGTATATTGGACAACCGGTATTGAACACTAATATTTCAGGTTCTGGTAATGTAAGACCCTATTAA
- a CDS encoding FecR family protein, producing the protein MSYEDKIDEAILLAYLNKELSTEEMTAVDLWLAKSSDNMKRLNDIRKVWSLTADVKVKPADVDTDAAWNKVLSQINDQQQVIPIQKNIQRSMFIRIAAAIVVLIGVAGAYLFLGKNEEIHDLTLTADNGVLTQDLEDGTTITLNKNSVLTYPENFEGDERRVALQGECFFDVERNEEKPFIIDLPNESYVKVLGTSFNIKAVEGDELTEVYVNSGKVEFGNNESKVLLTAGQKALMNNADGSIQKIDDRVEGMTDMFWMDKYLEFDGESMEEVVQILNRVYQDQVIIECDKLKSKTIRSVHRGEELVEVLQVLKSNMDFEIEEQLTESGNTYFLKCND; encoded by the coding sequence ATGTCATACGAGGATAAAATAGACGAAGCAATCTTGCTGGCTTATCTCAATAAAGAGTTGAGTACAGAAGAAATGACTGCAGTTGATCTGTGGTTGGCTAAGTCTTCAGATAATATGAAGAGATTGAACGACATACGAAAAGTTTGGAGTCTAACAGCTGATGTGAAAGTAAAACCGGCAGATGTAGATACAGATGCTGCCTGGAACAAAGTTTTGAGTCAAATAAATGATCAACAACAAGTAATTCCAATCCAAAAGAATATTCAAAGAAGCATGTTTATCCGAATTGCCGCAGCAATTGTTGTGTTAATAGGGGTAGCCGGAGCTTACCTGTTCTTGGGTAAAAATGAAGAAATACATGACCTTACTTTAACAGCAGATAATGGAGTTTTAACTCAAGATTTAGAAGATGGAACTACTATTACCTTGAATAAAAATTCAGTGCTTACTTATCCTGAAAATTTTGAAGGTGATGAAAGAAGAGTAGCCTTGCAAGGAGAATGTTTCTTTGATGTTGAAAGAAATGAAGAAAAGCCATTCATCATTGATTTACCTAATGAATCTTATGTTAAGGTGTTGGGTACATCATTCAATATCAAAGCAGTTGAAGGTGATGAGTTGACTGAAGTATATGTCAATTCAGGAAAAGTTGAATTTGGTAATAATGAGTCTAAAGTATTGTTAACTGCTGGACAAAAAGCCTTAATGAACAATGCAGATGGTTCCATTCAAAAAATAGATGACAGGGTTGAAGGTATGACCGATATGTTTTGGATGGACAAGTACCTTGAGTTTGATGGAGAAAGCATGGAAGAGGTAGTACAAATATTGAATAGAGTTTATCAGGATCAGGTAATAATTGAGTGTGATAAATTAAAATCAAAAACCATCAGGTCTGTACACAGAGGTGAGGAACTTGTGGAAGTATTGCAAGTATTGAAAAGCAATATGGATTTTGAAATTGAAGAGCAATTAACAGAATCAGGTAATACCTACTTTTTAAAGTGTAATGATTAA
- a CDS encoding rhodanese-like domain-containing protein, whose amino-acid sequence MKLMILIMGLAFATPNQNKLDSNNQLENVQQQKAQVCKRVKKEEFKAKMNSLKNYQLIDIRTAGEFKRGTIEGAKNIDFYSSNFTTQISQLDKSEPVLIFCQSGGRSAQALQKFKSLGFSYVLELEGGYGNWVR is encoded by the coding sequence ATGAAACTGATGATTTTAATCATGGGTTTAGCATTTGCTACGCCTAATCAAAACAAACTTGACTCAAATAACCAACTTGAAAACGTACAACAACAAAAGGCTCAGGTTTGTAAAAGAGTAAAAAAAGAAGAGTTCAAAGCAAAAATGAATTCACTAAAAAACTATCAATTAATTGATATCAGAACGGCTGGTGAATTTAAAAGAGGAACCATAGAAGGAGCTAAGAATATTGACTTTTATTCATCAAACTTCACCACTCAAATTTCACAGCTTGATAAAAGCGAACCGGTATTGATCTTCTGTCAGTCTGGAGGTAGAAGCGCACAAGCATTGCAAAAATTTAAATCTTTAGGTTTTAGCTACGTGCTTGAGCTAGAAGGTGGATACGGTAACTGGGTGAGATAA
- a CDS encoding STN domain-containing protein has translation MIKKLFLILFFFLVGFRSIAGGGLLDIVVNIDIKNQTVKSILITIEEKTAVSFTYSPDMIDVQKVVSLSIQNKTIRQGLQMIFGDGVRFKEVGNHIILLKNETKEDIKALLKEDLDYIFIGVITDKSTGKPIKEASIYEIEDRNATLSDDLGFYSLTVPATHEVVSLYIKKKGYREKVIVLKGDGKEKLLNDIALDPIMADVSLMTGKSVSRVPQNINDRAISGQLVSDETYLHGENLDEIDETRWAQVSLVPSVSIGSNLSTNALINNHFSLNVLGGYSKGVKGVEIGGLFNLNKENVTGLQIGGIANLVGGDVTGFQVGGLANLLQGNATGAQIAGISTIMKRDLKGLQLAGVSAIVRGGFEGAQISGVSNITWKSSRGAQISGVFNMVKDSLYGGQISGVSNFSNGGVNFLQIAGVSNFAHKNYGLQIASIQNFTRENNGLQIGLFNSSIRGKGVAIGLFNFVKEGYHKTEISANEIFPINVIFKTGTQRLYNTYNFGARFGNKRAYAMGLGFGSYFNLTKNEKLKLSLDLSGQLVFENDFKAVEFAQLYKVSTTIDYQLAKWVTVFAGPSFNLNMQQFADVDGAYSTDISFMPIADNSYSWGRSIYWIGGQVGFRF, from the coding sequence ATGATTAAAAAGTTGTTTTTGATATTGTTCTTTTTCCTGGTAGGTTTTCGCTCCATTGCAGGGGGAGGTTTGTTGGATATCGTTGTCAACATTGACATTAAAAACCAAACTGTCAAGTCTATTCTCATTACAATCGAAGAAAAAACGGCAGTGAGTTTTACTTACAGTCCGGATATGATTGATGTGCAAAAAGTCGTCTCCCTCAGCATTCAAAATAAAACGATAAGGCAAGGATTACAAATGATATTTGGAGATGGGGTCAGGTTCAAAGAAGTCGGCAATCACATCATCCTACTTAAAAATGAAACAAAAGAAGATATCAAGGCTCTCTTAAAAGAGGACCTTGATTACATCTTTATAGGGGTTATTACTGATAAGTCTACAGGTAAACCAATCAAAGAAGCAAGTATCTATGAAATTGAAGATAGAAATGCTACCCTTTCTGATGATCTGGGTTTTTATTCCCTGACCGTTCCTGCAACACATGAGGTTGTGAGTTTGTACATTAAAAAGAAAGGGTACAGAGAGAAGGTAATTGTGCTAAAGGGGGATGGTAAAGAAAAATTACTGAATGATATTGCGCTTGATCCAATAATGGCAGATGTATCATTGATGACCGGTAAAAGTGTGAGTAGGGTTCCTCAAAATATTAATGACAGAGCAATTTCCGGTCAGCTCGTTTCTGATGAAACTTATTTGCACGGTGAAAACCTTGATGAAATTGATGAGACACGCTGGGCACAGGTTTCATTGGTGCCTTCTGTAAGTATTGGTTCAAATTTATCTACTAATGCCCTTATCAATAATCATTTTTCATTGAATGTCTTAGGTGGATATTCTAAAGGAGTTAAAGGTGTAGAGATAGGAGGATTGTTTAATCTAAACAAGGAGAATGTTACAGGGTTACAAATTGGAGGTATAGCTAATCTGGTTGGAGGAGATGTGACCGGTTTTCAAGTTGGAGGACTTGCTAACTTATTACAAGGAAATGCAACAGGTGCGCAAATTGCCGGCATATCCACTATTATGAAAAGAGATTTGAAAGGTCTTCAATTGGCGGGAGTATCTGCCATTGTAAGGGGAGGATTTGAAGGTGCACAAATTTCAGGAGTAAGTAATATCACATGGAAATCTTCCAGAGGTGCCCAAATTTCAGGAGTGTTTAATATGGTAAAAGACAGTTTGTATGGTGGACAAATTTCTGGTGTTTCTAACTTTTCAAATGGTGGTGTTAACTTTTTGCAGATTGCGGGTGTTTCCAATTTTGCCCACAAAAATTATGGCTTGCAAATAGCCTCAATACAAAATTTCACAAGAGAAAATAATGGATTACAAATTGGTTTGTTTAATTCAAGTATTAGGGGAAAAGGTGTGGCAATTGGTCTTTTCAATTTTGTAAAAGAGGGATATCATAAAACCGAAATATCCGCTAATGAAATTTTCCCAATCAACGTAATATTCAAAACAGGAACGCAACGACTGTATAATACTTACAATTTTGGCGCAAGATTCGGAAACAAAAGAGCCTATGCAATGGGATTAGGATTTGGTTCATACTTTAATCTTACTAAAAATGAGAAACTCAAATTAAGCTTGGATCTTTCTGGTCAATTGGTTTTTGAAAATGATTTTAAGGCGGTTGAATTTGCCCAATTGTACAAAGTGTCTACCACAATAGATTATCAATTGGCTAAATGGGTGACGGTATTTGCAGGTCCGTCTTTCAATTTAAATATGCAGCAATTTGCGGATGTAGATGGAGCTTATTCTACAGACATTTCTTTTATGCCAATTGCTGATAACTCTTACAGCTGGGGAAGATCAATTTATTGGATTGGTGGACAAGTTGGATTTAGATTTTAA
- a CDS encoding MBL fold metallo-hydrolase — MKVEQLYTGCLAQGAYYIESDGEAAIIDPLREVQGYIDMANERGAKIKYIFETHFHADFVSGHQDLAAKTGATIVYGPTTMETGFDMHVGKDGEIFELGSAKIKLIHTPGHTIESSCYLLTNPEGKEEAIFTGDTLFIGDVGRPDLAQKVIEDLTQDKLARMMYHSLRDKIIPLNDDIIVYPGHGAGSACGKNMSKETSDTLGNQKKTNYALNLDLNEEEFVTELVEGLTAPPSYFPKNVMMNIQGYDSIDEVLSRGLEALSPDKFEEVMNSGDVLVIDTRKAADFVEGFIPGSMFVGIDGSFATWVGTLVKDINQKILIVTDKGREEEVVTRLARVGYDHAIGYLEGGFEAWKASGKGVDKIESITAEEAFERSHNKGEGKILDVRKASEHNSEHVIGSVNAPLDYIETSMEKVNKDDTYFVHCAGGYRSVIFSSILKAKGYDHLVDIKGGFKAIKDSNKYNVSAYVCPTTLL, encoded by the coding sequence ATGAAAGTTGAACAATTATACACAGGATGCTTAGCGCAAGGAGCCTATTACATTGAAAGTGATGGTGAAGCAGCTATAATTGATCCTTTAAGAGAGGTACAAGGCTATATTGATATGGCCAATGAAAGAGGTGCCAAAATCAAATACATTTTTGAAACACATTTCCATGCGGATTTCGTTTCAGGTCATCAAGATTTAGCTGCAAAAACAGGAGCTACAATTGTATACGGACCAACTACAATGGAAACAGGATTTGACATGCACGTAGGAAAAGATGGTGAAATTTTTGAACTTGGAAGTGCCAAGATTAAGTTGATCCACACACCTGGGCATACTATTGAAAGTTCGTGTTACTTGTTAACTAACCCAGAAGGGAAAGAAGAAGCGATCTTTACAGGAGATACTTTATTTATCGGAGATGTTGGTAGACCGGATCTTGCTCAAAAAGTGATAGAGGACTTAACACAAGATAAATTGGCCAGAATGATGTATCATTCATTGAGAGATAAAATTATTCCTCTAAATGATGATATCATTGTTTATCCTGGACATGGTGCAGGTTCTGCTTGTGGAAAAAACATGAGTAAAGAAACTTCGGATACTTTAGGAAACCAAAAGAAAACAAATTACGCACTTAACCTTGATTTAAATGAGGAAGAGTTTGTAACTGAATTGGTTGAAGGATTAACAGCTCCTCCTAGCTATTTTCCTAAAAATGTGATGATGAACATTCAGGGATATGATAGCATTGATGAAGTATTGAGTAGAGGATTGGAAGCTTTGTCTCCTGATAAGTTTGAAGAAGTAATGAATTCAGGTGATGTGCTTGTAATTGATACTAGAAAAGCTGCAGACTTTGTTGAAGGGTTTATTCCCGGATCAATGTTCGTAGGAATTGATGGTTCTTTTGCAACATGGGTAGGAACTTTAGTAAAAGACATCAACCAAAAAATCCTGATTGTAACTGATAAAGGAAGAGAAGAGGAAGTTGTTACAAGATTGGCTCGTGTTGGATACGATCATGCAATAGGATACCTTGAAGGTGGTTTCGAAGCTTGGAAAGCATCAGGAAAAGGTGTAGATAAAATTGAATCTATTACTGCTGAAGAAGCTTTTGAAAGATCTCACAACAAGGGAGAAGGTAAAATTTTGGATGTTAGAAAAGCAAGTGAGCACAATAGCGAGCATGTGATTGGATCTGTAAATGCACCTTTAGATTATATCGAGACAAGTATGGAGAAAGTGAATAAAGATGATACTTACTTTGTACACTGTGCGGGAGGATATAGATCAGTGATCTTTTCATCTATCTTAAAAGCTAAAGGATACGATCACTTGGTGGATATCAAAGGTGGATTCAAAGCCATTAAGGATAGCAATAAATACAATGTGTCGGCATACGTTTGTCCAACAACATTACTATAA